The nucleotide sequence gagcaacctgctctagttgaagatatccttgctcactgcagggtcttgggctagatgacctttaaaggccctttccaactcaaaccaatctttgactctatgattctctacctggtggctttccagcagcacagcagtctgaacacagcagcagggcattGCTAAAGTGATTGCTGTGCAGACACATTCCTAGAAAGTCTCTGGCTGGCTGGGAAAGCATCACAGTCTCCCTGAGAGGAGAAAACCTGTGGGGATTAATATTTCCTTTGAGCTGCAAATGCTTCCAGCCTCCCCCATTCATGAGAGTGCTGTGGTCAGCTGTGGGAGCTCAAAAGGCTCAGTGGAGACACTTTGTGAGGCCTTCCTCCCGTCCTGATGCAATTTTCTTTCACCACACCAGGCTCCAGACTGGGTGGATGCTGAGGAGTGTCACCGGTGCCGAGTGCAGTTTGGGGTTGTCACACGGAAGGtgagtgctgctccagcccctctgggtCCACTGGTCCTGCTCAGCCCcctcaggctggcagcactctcTGAACCTGTGTGGAAGTGCCAGGACTGCTCCACATTCTCTGGCCACCAGCAGGGAAGTGCCAGGAGTGTCTCATGTCTAACAGTCAAGGGGTGTCTTGGTACTGCACTGATGTCTCCTATCCTCTGCAGCATCACTGCAGGGCCTGTGGGCAGATCTTCTGTGGCAAATGCTCCTCCAAGTATTCCACCATCCCCAAGTTTGGGATTGAGAAAGAAGTGAGAGTCTGCGAGCCATGTTATGAGCATCTGAACAAGTCAGTACCCTCGGTGGTGTTTCTTTGCCTGCAACCACTGGGACTGTGAGTGGGGAAGCCTGGTGTGGAGCCAccttcctgcagagcagagcaagggcttccctggctgtgcaggctgggctgggctcccttccctcctgggaATGGGGTTTATAGCAGTGGTGTTATGAAGACGTGGGGCTCCAGGGCAGAGGAAAGAGCATTCAGCCTGCACTGTCATCTCTTTCtgactacaggaaagctgagggTAAAGCTGCTGCCACTTCTGAACTGCCCCCTGAGTACCTGACCAGCCCCCTTTCTCAGCAGTCCCAGGTGAGCAGCTTCCCCTTTGGTGATCCTGACCTGCTTGTTGATCCCTTTACTGACCTCTTTCTCATCTTTCCACTTGCAGCTGCCTCCAAAGCGTGACGAGACAGCTCTgcaagaggaggaagagctccAGCTTGCTATTGCCTTGTCTCAGTCAGAggctgaagagaaggagaggatgGTTTGTGCCCTGCTTGGCCTCTGGGGTTGTCGTTGCCATACAGCCCAGATGTGCTGGGCATCTCCTAGCTGGGCTTGTCCTGGAATTAGCAAGTTGTAGGACCTATGGAGTGAGAGGGCAAAAGCAGATCCAGGCACATGCTGTGTTGTAGTCCTGAACCTCAGAACCAGCTGTGCCCAAGCTGTGAGCTCTAGCCATGCTGGGAATTGCTCAAAGTGTGAGGCTGAGTCTGCTGACCCTGCCTGGCCATTGCTGGGAGCCTCACCCACCCAATGTACCCAACCTATTTCTGACTGGGTGATTTGAAGGAGTCTGGACAGTCCTGGACTTGTCTGATTTTGTGTTTTGCAGAGACAGAAAACCTCCTACTCCATGTACCCGAAGGCTGAACCCACCCCTGTCAcatcctcagctcctccagtcAGCACACTCTACTCCCCACCCGTGGTACGTTCGCAGCAGCCCTTGCACATGAGGTGGCCAGGCACGGGCTGCTTCCCtagcctgagcctgccctgctggcatcaGATTTAATCCCTGTGCCAAGAGAAAAGATTTGCCCCATTCAGTTCCTTGCTCTCACAGCACCTCTGTGTTTTCAGCACAAATGCTCAGCCAGCATTTAGgtgcctctgctgcttcctgcagctgcagtatGTATCTGGCTTAAGGAtgtggctgcctctgctcagtctcctgctggtgctgagcactggtGGTTGTTCATGGCCAAGCCCAAGCAGGACATTAGAGTGGGAGCTGTGAGTCTCTGGTGTCTCTGAAGTGGATTTCCCTGTCTGTCTCTTTCCAGAATTCCTCTGCTCCCTTGGCTGAGGACATTGACCCAGAGGTAAGGATCCAGGGTTACTCAGACTTACTCAGCCACGGTTAGCCCAGACTTACTCAGCCACGGGGCTGTGGTGCtcatcttccttctctttcttcagcTGGCTCGGTACCTGAACCGCAACTACTGGgagaagaagcaggaggaagctcGCAAGAGCCCCACACCGTCAGCACCTCTGTCCCTCACAGAGCCAGCTGCTCAGCCCGGGGAAGCCCACCCTGCCCCACTCAGCGTGGTTGAGGTAGGAGGGAGCCTGGACCTGTGTCTGGCAGCTTCTGAGGGGTCAGGAGTGCCCAAGTCCTCTGTTCAGCCTTgccatgcagctctgcaggctggctgcaggctctccACATAGGAGAGCAGGGGCTGATGGGCTGCCctctccttccagcagcagtaccagaacGGCGAGTCTGAGGAGAACCACGAGCAGTTCCTGAAGGCGCTGCAGAACGCAGTCACCACGTTTGTCAACCGCATGAAGAGCAACCACATGCGGGGCCGCAGCATCACCAATGActctgctgtgttgtccctcttCCAGTCCATCAACAACAtgcacccccagctgctggagctgctcaaccAGCTGGATGAGCGGAGGCGTATGTGGGCACCGCCCAGCTGTGGGCATGGGCAGGCGGTCTGGGAAGAAGCGGGCACCTACCAGGGCTTCCCCTAGCACCGGGGTTGTGGTGGCAGAGCCTCTCTGGAGAGAAGCCAAGGAGGTGGTCTGCTGGTTTTGGCAGGGGTGGTCTGAGCACTCAAGGGGGTCCCTGAAGCtgtctctcccttccccagtgTATTatgaagggctgcaggacaaACTGGCCCAGATCCGGGACGCGCGTGGGGCTCTGAATGCACTACGAGAGGAGCACCGGGAGAAGCTGCGCCGTGCGGCAGAGGAGGCCGAGCGCCAGCGCCAGATCCAGCTGGCCCAGAAGCTGGAGATCATGAGGCAGAAGAAGCAGGTGAGGTGTGGAAGAATCGCCAGGGCTAtgtcagccagccagcctgcctgccctggcaacAGAGGATGCTGGGGTCCCAGCTTCTAGACATCACAGCCCTGTTCCTGCAGGAGTACCTGGAGATGCAGCGGCAGTTGGCCATCCAGcgactgcaggagcaggagaaagagaggCAGATGCGCctagagcagcagaagcagaccaTACAGATGAGAGCCCAGATGCCAGCCTTCTCACTGCCCTATGCCCAAGTATGGCTGCTGGGCCAAAGACACTCTCTCCAGGTCCCTGAGGACACAGCCTAAAGCTTGCTGTTCTTccctcaacagctccaggccatGCCTGCAGCCAGCGGGGTGATCTACCAGCCCTCTGGGCCCACGAGTTTCCCTGGCACCTTCAGCCCAGCCAGTTCCGTGGAGGGTTCTCCCATGCACAGTGTGTACATGAACCAGGCAGCacaagggggcacagggccGTACACTGCCATGCCCGTCACAGGGACAGGTACGTCGGTGAGCTGATGCATTGCAGGTGGAAGCCGAAAGCAAGCTGCTTGCCTCAACCTCTGCCCTCTCCACCAcagatcccagcatggtgaacGCCTACATGTACCAGCCAGGTGCAGGCAgcgggcaggcagctcagcaggggcaggcagtgcccaCCACCACTCCAGCGTACTCATCCTACCAGCCCACCCCAACGCAGGGCTACCAGGCAAGTGAGGGCAGAGTGGCTTGTGGGCAGCTAGGGTGAGGGCTGCGGTACCTTGCCTCATCTCAGCATCAGGCTCTCTGAGCAGGAGCCAGAAAGGGCTGGctggatctgctgctgctttggctgtgggAGTGGGCTGTGGTTGGagccagtcctgggctcctaATGGCACAGAGGGAAGACAACCTAGTTCCAGTAGAGCTGAGAGAGTGGTGCTGGTCCTGAGGCACTAGTTTAAGATGAGCTATCGCTGTCTGCACCCTCTCTTACTGTTATCTCCTCCCCAGAGCGCAGCTTCGCAGTCACAGAGCATCCCAGCCATCTCCCAGGCCCCCCAGTCGGGCGCCATGGGCTACATGGGTGGCCAGTCAGTTTCCATGGGTTACCAGCCCTATGGCATGCAGGTGAGCACACCCTGCCCCTTCTCAGGCATGGCTGGGGAAAAGCTGCAGGTTGGCTCTAGCCTGGGGAACTGGTGGCAGGAAAGGGGGAGGCCTGGCAGAAGCTGTGGGCCTTCACCTCTGCCCTGCATGGGCTgtgcatcccccagcccctctgacagccacccttttgCCTCTCCCAGGGCCTCATGTCAGCCCTGCCGGGCCAGGAAGCCACGatgagcagcctgccagcccagcagaccTATttgcctggccagcagcccctCTACCAGCAGgtgagtgctgcagccctggtggggttggggtccCAGAGGGATGAGTTGGGTGACAAAGCCACCTCCTGTCTTTCAGATGGCACCAGCTGGAGgggccccccagcagcagcagcccccaccgGCACCTGCCCCggtgcagcagccccagggcagcagcgaGGCCCAGCTAATCTCTTTTGACTGATTTCCCCCACCACAGGGTGGAGGGGTCCCGTGTAACACTACTTGTCATTGGAATCACTTCtgcacttcagctgctcctccttcccctcggCCGAGGAGCTGTGGTCCCTCGGGTTCCCACCGCT is from Dryobates pubescens isolate bDryPub1 chromosome 20, bDryPub1.pri, whole genome shotgun sequence and encodes:
- the HGS gene encoding hepatocyte growth factor-regulated tyrosine kinase substrate; the protein is MGRGGGTFERLLDKATSQLLLETDWESILQICDMIRQGDTQAKYAVSAIKKKVNDKNPHVALYALEVMESVVKNCGQTVHDEVANKQTMEELKEILKRQVESSVRSKILYLIQAWAHAFRNEPKYKVVQDTYQIMKVEGHVFPEFKESDAMFAAERAPDWVDAEECHRCRVQFGVVTRKHHCRACGQIFCGKCSSKYSTIPKFGIEKEVRVCEPCYEHLNKKAEGKAAATSELPPEYLTSPLSQQSQLPPKRDETALQEEEELQLAIALSQSEAEEKERMRQKTSYSMYPKAEPTPVTSSAPPVSTLYSPPVNSSAPLAEDIDPELARYLNRNYWEKKQEEARKSPTPSAPLSLTEPAAQPGEAHPAPLSVVEQQYQNGESEENHEQFLKALQNAVTTFVNRMKSNHMRGRSITNDSAVLSLFQSINNMHPQLLELLNQLDERRLYYEGLQDKLAQIRDARGALNALREEHREKLRRAAEEAERQRQIQLAQKLEIMRQKKQEYLEMQRQLAIQRLQEQEKERQMRLEQQKQTIQMRAQMPAFSLPYAQLQAMPAASGVIYQPSGPTSFPGTFSPASSVEGSPMHSVYMNQAAQGGTGPYTAMPVTGTDPSMVNAYMYQPGAGSGQAAQQGQAVPTTTPAYSSYQPTPTQGYQSAASQSQSIPAISQAPQSGAMGYMGGQSVSMGYQPYGMQGLMSALPGQEATMSSLPAQQTYLPGQQPLYQQMAPAGGAPQQQQPPPAPAPVQQPQGSSEAQLISFD